A segment of the Pseudomonas versuta genome:
TCGGTAACCCTGACCTTTGGCGGCGGCACCAACGAAATCCAGCGCGAGCTGATTGCCCAGTTCGGTATGGGCATGCCGCGTACCCAACGCTGAGACCCATCACCAAACCGCAGGAGCGAGCTCTTCTCGACAAATAGCTCGCGAGCAAGCTCGCTCCAACAGGTGGTGTGTTAGCAGGCGACCATTTACAGGTGAAACACATGAACGCCATTGATCAGTTCAGAGAGCAAACCCGCAGTTGGCTTGAGGCCAACTGTCCGCCGTCGCAGCGCAAAGCCATTCCTGAAGGCGAGCTGGTGTGGGGCGGTAACCATGTCGAGTTTCCAAGTGCCGATGCACAACTGTGGTTCGAACGCATGCGTGACAAGGGCTGGTTTTGCCCGGACTGGCCGCAGGCGTATGGCGGTGCAGGCCTGAGCGATGAATACAACGCGGTCCTCGAAAGCGAACTGCGCCGGCTTAAATGCCGCCCGCCGCAAATCAACCTGGGTATCTGGATGCTCGGCCCGGTCTTGCTGGAGTTCGGTACTGAAGAGCAGAAGAAAAACCTGCTGACCCCGATGACGCGCGGCGAAGTGCGCTGGTGCCAGGGGTTTTCCGAGCCCAACGCCGGTTCGGACCTGGCGAGCCTGAAAACCTCGGCCCGCGATGCCGGTGATCACTTCGTGGTCGATGGCAGCAAGATCTGGACCTCCTATGGCGACAAGTCGGACTGGATGTATGCCTTGGTGCGTACAGACCTTACGAGTAGCAAACATGCGGGTATCAGCCTGATCGTGCTCGATATGAAAAGCCCCGGCGTCAGCGTTGCGCCGATTGATTTGATCAGTGGCAAGTCGGCGTTCTGCCAGGTGTTTTTCGACGCCGTCAAAGTGCCTAAAAGCCAGCTTATTGGGCCGTTGCACGGCGGCTGGAACCTGGCCAAGCGTTTGTTGCAACACGAACGCAAGGCCATGTCCAAATTCGGGGAGTTCAGCCTGCCGTCGCATTTCCATTTGCTGCCACTGGTCAACGAGTACTTGCCCGAGCCTGCCGGCCAGAGCGAGCGGGCTCTGACGGCCCGCGCCGTGGCCTGCGCCATGAACGAACAAAGTTACAACCTGACCGTCCAGCGCATGGGCCAGGAGGCTCGCGCAGGGCAGGACGTCAGCGGGGTGATGTCGATCATGAAACTGGTGCACACCGAGCAGGAGCGCGACAAGTTCGAAGTGTTGCTGGACGTGATGGGGTATCACGCACTGGGGTGGGACAAGGAGGCTTTCGGCCCCCAGGAGCAGGCCATTACCCGCGGATGGTTAAACAGCTTTGCCCTGACCATTTCCGGCGGCGCGTCGGAAATCCAGCTCAATGTCATTGCCAAGCGGGTCCTTGGCCTGCCTGACGTGAAGTAAGGAACTGACCATGAACCTGGTTTATAGCGAAGATCACCGGCTGTTGGCCGACAGCGCCCGAGAGTTTCTGGCCGCGCGCAGCCCTGTCTCGCGTCAGCGCGAGCTGCGTGACAAGGGCAGCGCCACAGGGTTTGACCTGCAACTGTGGCAGGACGCCGTGGCGTTGGGCTGGAGCGCAATTCCATTCCCGGAAAATCTCGGCGGGCTGGATTTCGGTTGCATGGGGCTGGGACCGATTTTTGAATCCATCGGCAGCAACCTCAGCGCTTCGCCGCTGCTCTCGAGTGTTGTGCTCAGCGGCTCGTTGCTGCATCTGCAGGGCAACCCGCAGCAGCAGGATTACTGGTTGTCGGCGGCTATCAGTGGCGAGCGCCGCCTGGCTCTGGCGCTGGACGAGCGGGCCCGGCACAACCCGGCGCAGGTGGCGTTGCAAGCGGTGCCGAATGCCGATGGCTACAGCTTGAGCGGCGATAAATTCTGCGTGATCGACGGGGTGGGTGCTGATGCCTACCTGGTGGTTGCACGCGTGCCGGAGGCGGGGATCAGCCTGTTTCTGGTACCGGCCGATGCGCCGGGGCTGAGCGTCAAGGCACTGCCACTGATTGACTCGCGCAACCATGCGCAACTGCAACTCAGGCAGGTACAGGTCGGGCATGACGCCCTGCTGGGAGAGGCCGGATCGGCCACTGGCGCACTGAACATTGCACTGGATCGCGCACGCGTGTGCCTGGCGGCGGAAATGCTGGGCATGGCCGAAAAACTGTTCGCCATGACCCTCGACTACCTCAAGACCCGGGTTCAGTTCGATGTGGCGATTGGCTCCTTTCAATCGTTGCAGCACCGCTCGGCTCAGCTTTACGTGCAGTTGCAGCTGGCGCGCAGTGCGGTCATGGCAGGGCTTGCGGCGCTGGACGATACAGGCCTGAGCGATGTCGAGCGTCAACGCCTTGCCAGCCTGGCGAAGTGGAA
Coding sequences within it:
- a CDS encoding acyl-CoA dehydrogenase family protein; the encoded protein is MNAIDQFREQTRSWLEANCPPSQRKAIPEGELVWGGNHVEFPSADAQLWFERMRDKGWFCPDWPQAYGGAGLSDEYNAVLESELRRLKCRPPQINLGIWMLGPVLLEFGTEEQKKNLLTPMTRGEVRWCQGFSEPNAGSDLASLKTSARDAGDHFVVDGSKIWTSYGDKSDWMYALVRTDLTSSKHAGISLIVLDMKSPGVSVAPIDLISGKSAFCQVFFDAVKVPKSQLIGPLHGGWNLAKRLLQHERKAMSKFGEFSLPSHFHLLPLVNEYLPEPAGQSERALTARAVACAMNEQSYNLTVQRMGQEARAGQDVSGVMSIMKLVHTEQERDKFEVLLDVMGYHALGWDKEAFGPQEQAITRGWLNSFALTISGGASEIQLNVIAKRVLGLPDVK
- a CDS encoding acyl-CoA dehydrogenase family protein, with protein sequence MNLVYSEDHRLLADSAREFLAARSPVSRQRELRDKGSATGFDLQLWQDAVALGWSAIPFPENLGGLDFGCMGLGPIFESIGSNLSASPLLSSVVLSGSLLHLQGNPQQQDYWLSAAISGERRLALALDERARHNPAQVALQAVPNADGYSLSGDKFCVIDGVGADAYLVVARVPEAGISLFLVPADAPGLSVKALPLIDSRNHAQLQLRQVQVGHDALLGEAGSATGALNIALDRARVCLAAEMLGMAEKLFAMTLDYLKTRVQFDVAIGSFQSLQHRSAQLYVQLQLARSAVMAGLAALDDTGLSDVERQRLASLAKWKAGLMALNVANEAVQMHGGIGVTDELDVGLFLKRIRVAQASLGDADFHCERYADLMPAHA